The Candidatus Firestonebacteria bacterium RIFOXYD2_FULL_39_29 genome has a window encoding:
- a CDS encoding phospho-N-acetylmuramoyl-pentapeptide-transferase: protein MLYYLLYPLTKYWSAFNVFKYSTFRAIYAALTAILITFLIGNFVIKKLKQMKVSQPIREDGPKTHHIKTGTPTMGGIIIIISVLVSVLLWAKLDNGLIQLSLFTFVYFALLGGIDDYMKLVKMNSKGISARVKILGQLLGAAVIVAFLYTSPVSAEFARHIKVPLIKFPVDLGIFYFLFISIVIVGFSNAINLTDGLDGLATGSLLFTTLAFTVVAYVVGRVDFSKYLNLIHVPAASELVIFCAAIVGSCLGFLWYNSYPAQVFMGDTGSLPLGAVLGLMAVLVKQELLLVLIGGIFVVEALSVMIQVFSFRVFNKRVFKMAPLHHHFELKGMPESKIVIRFWIIAIIIALASLSLLKLR from the coding sequence ATGCTATATTATCTTCTCTATCCGCTGACCAAATATTGGAGTGCTTTTAATGTATTTAAGTACTCCACTTTCAGGGCAATCTATGCGGCTTTGACTGCTATACTGATTACATTTTTAATAGGTAACTTTGTTATAAAAAAACTGAAACAGATGAAGGTCTCTCAGCCGATCCGTGAGGATGGACCTAAAACCCATCATATTAAGACAGGAACGCCGACTATGGGCGGTATAATAATTATAATCTCCGTATTGGTTTCCGTGCTGCTCTGGGCTAAACTCGATAACGGATTAATCCAGCTTTCCTTGTTTACATTCGTTTATTTTGCGCTTCTTGGCGGGATTGACGATTACATGAAGCTTGTGAAGATGAACTCAAAGGGTATTTCAGCAAGAGTGAAAATACTGGGACAACTCCTTGGAGCCGCGGTAATTGTGGCATTTCTTTACACCTCTCCGGTAAGCGCCGAATTTGCGAGGCATATTAAAGTTCCTTTAATTAAATTTCCCGTGGACCTGGGAATATTTTATTTTCTCTTTATCTCTATAGTTATAGTCGGCTTTTCCAATGCAATAAACTTAACCGACGGTCTTGACGGGCTTGCCACAGGTTCACTTTTGTTTACCACTTTGGCTTTTACGGTAGTTGCTTATGTGGTAGGGCGCGTGGACTTTTCAAAATATTTAAATCTGATACATGTTCCGGCTGCTTCTGAACTTGTAATTTTTTGCGCGGCTATTGTCGGCTCCTGTCTGGGTTTTCTCTGGTACAACAGTTATCCTGCTCAGGTTTTTATGGGAGACACGGGTTCTCTGCCTCTGGGGGCTGTGCTCGGGCTCATGGCTGTGCTTGTAAAACAGGAACTCCTGCTTGTATTAATCGGCGGAATTTTTGTAGTGGAAGCGCTTTCGGTGATGATACAGGTCTTTTCTTTCAGAGTTTTTAATAAAAGGGTTTTTAAGATGGCGCCCCTCCATCATCATTTTGAATTAAAAGGTATGCCTGAATCAAAGATCGTTATCAGGTTCTGGATAATAGCAATAATAATTGCACTTGCAAGCTTGTCTTTGCTTAAGCTGCGTTAG